In Cytophagia bacterium CHB2, the following are encoded in one genomic region:
- a CDS encoding T9SS type A sorting domain-containing protein, which produces MNTSFARPAILAGIFCLSLFSSRAFAQTAFIKLQWTPNREADLCCYIICRDTSPGTLQAHDWVSKSDSTYEDDQVSYGQTYYYKLMAVDDAGNYSAPSGEVMAVAHRLKVENFALGMNYPNPFQFSTAITYYLPRESRVSLRIFNQLGQTVKILVEETQSRGRHKIYWDGRDDFGNKVVAGIYYYQIIAEGFQKTGKSLLWR; this is translated from the coding sequence ATGAACACCTCTTTTGCACGCCCCGCCATTTTAGCCGGTATATTTTGCCTCAGTTTATTTTCCTCCCGCGCTTTCGCACAAACGGCTTTCATCAAACTCCAGTGGACGCCGAATCGCGAAGCGGATCTGTGTTGCTATATCATCTGCCGCGATACCAGCCCCGGCACTCTGCAAGCCCATGATTGGGTTTCAAAATCTGATTCGACCTATGAAGACGATCAGGTGAGCTACGGCCAAACGTATTACTATAAACTGATGGCGGTCGATGATGCCGGCAACTACAGCGCGCCCTCCGGCGAAGTTATGGCGGTTGCTCATCGCCTAAAGGTTGAGAACTTCGCCCTCGGCATGAATTATCCCAACCCGTTTCAGTTTTCAACAGCGATCACTTATTATCTGCCGCGGGAGAGCCGGGTTTCGCTGCGCATCTTCAATCAACTCGGGCAAACGGTCAAAATTTTGGTGGAGGAAACCCAGAGCCGCGGTCGCCACAAAATTTATTGGGATGGCCGGGATGATTTTGGGAATAAAGTCGTAGCCGGAATCTATTATTATCAAATAATCGCAGAAGGGTTTCAGAAAACGGGGAAGTCTTTGCTGTGGAGGTGA